The Deltaproteobacteria bacterium genomic interval GCACCCTTCGGCGGAGGAACTAATACGACAAGGCTTACTCCTAGGGGATGAATTAGTTCCCATAACAAAAGTCGGGCGCGTGCAGATACCTCTTGGACCTACTCGTTATTCTGGCACGCCACATATCAAAGAGAACGCTATTTTAATATCTGCTCAGGTATACAAAGCCGAGTCTAAAAACATGAGGGTGTATTTCCTCAGACATAAGCGACTCGCAGCCAGACTTTATCCGGATAGTTCGGGCAAGGAGCAAATCTGTCATGCAACTTTCCTGGCCCGAGGTGCCTTAGAAATTCTTCGTTCTCCGCGATTTGAAATTAATCCCCACATAGTAGTTAGCAATGATTGGCCTACAGCGTTAGTTCCAGTCCTCTTAAAAACCGATCCAGATTATCTCGATGATGAGATTTTAAGAGATGTTCAGACATTTCACATTCTCCATAACTGTGGGATGGCCTATCAGGGACGCTTTTATATTAACGAGTATGGAGAGGATTTATGGCCATTACTCGGACTTGCAGGTGAGCATTTTTTTGGCATATGCGATCCTAACGACAGCCGTTTGCTCAACTTGACTGCAGGAGCAATTCACCACGTAAAGCGCGCCTTAGTAGCGGTAAGTAAACCTTACGCCGAGGATCTTCTGACTGAAGATGGCGGAGAGGGATTACATAATTTGTTCAAGAGCAAGGCCGACTGTGTTTTTGGTATAAGCAATGGCGTGGATCTTGAATCGCTAAGGCATATTCTGTGGCAGCTAGGCGAAAAGGCTAAATCGGAGCTCAATTTAGAGTCCGTCACGGCATCAAAATATCAACAGCAGTCTGTAATAAAAAACATGTCGACGTATAAACAGGCCTTAAAACTAGCCGTTCAGCAGAAATATGGCTTAACTCAAGACAAGGATAACATACTCATCTCCTTCGTCGGCAGGCTTGCCGAGCAAAAGGGCATAGCGCTCTTTACGGAGACGATAAAAAAAGATGGTTGTAGTTTGCTCGAATCAATACTTACACATCACCCAAGTGCGCAAATTTTCATCGGTGGACCAGTAGCATTAGGCGACTCGGGTTCCAAGGAACTAAAAAAAGTTATAGTTGACCTGATTGCTCGTTACCCTGGAAGAATTCAAGGTATTTTTAATTTCATTTCCCATCGCGAAGCCTTAGAAATCACAGCCGCAAGTGATTTATTGTTAATGCCCTCGCGCTACGAGCCAGGAGGCATCTCCCAACTGGAGGCACTCGCTACGGGAACGATTGTGGTAGCGAGAAACGTAGGTGGGATTACTGCGACGCTAGTTGATTATGCTAGCGAACAAAGTCAAGGCAATGCTTTTCTGTTTGACGAATATTCTGCGAGCGCCCTTTATTCAGCCGTCTCACGAGCCATAGAAACTCTGTTAAATGACGTGGAACGCGACGCGTTACGTCGCATTGCAACCGCGGCTGACAATGATTGGCGACATCGCCTCCCAAAATACCTTACAATGTTTCAGTACGCTTCCGGTGTTTTTCGCGCTAGCATAGCGTCGTCTTATTTGAGCGAGCGAAAAAAGCTTTTAGTAAGCATACGCCCGTCTGTAGTCCACAACGCCGTCTCATTACCATAGCCCTAATTCTTTAAGCCCCACATCCCATGGTAGACATCTTACTCCATCTAACACTTGGATATGATTATCTCTGGAAAAGCAGTATCCTTGGGCTTTAGGGAGTTCTCTAAGCAACGTTCGAACACAATGAATATCCTCCCTACTTATCCGATCTGTCGATTTAATTTCCACCAAGACCGGATCCTCTCCTGGTCTATCAATTACGAGATCAACTTCAACATTAGCTTGTGATTGAAAATAGTAAAGCGAAAAGTTTTTCCGCCTATACACATTCTTGCGCACTACTTCTTGAAGCACAAAATGTTCGAATAAACGCCCATAACCGTACGTGCGTGGAGTTATGGGTATCTGCAACGTCCTTTCAAAAGCACGAATCACACCGAGATCAAATAAATAAAATTTTGGGCTCCGCCTCTGTGTCTTGCGTAACGAAGTATGGTATGAATCGAGAAAGAAACCCAAAAGCGTCTCCTCAAGTATTGAGAAGTAGCTTTTTACAGTCTTTTCATCCACTCCGACATCCCTAGCGATTTTTGCAAAGTTCACTATAGAGCCGCTCGTCTGAGCAGCAACCTCTAGAAAGCGGCGAAATGGCTCAAGCGCTCTTACCAGATGCTCATTCCATACCTCTTCCTTTAAGTAGGTAAGTGCATATGACTCAAGATAACGTTCCTTTTCCTCCGGCGTAGCAAGTGCGCTAATTTCAGGAAGAGTGCCAAACGCAAGCGCTTCATCTAAATTGAACTGCTCGCCAAGTTCAGCCGCCGTAAATGGGTAAAGATGGTATACAAATGCGCGGCCTGCTAATAGATTAGCACCGCCAGCGCGCAATTTTTTAGCGCTTGAGCCCGATAGTGCAAAACGCAATTTCCGCTCCTCTATTAAATGATGAACGACGTCGAGGATTTTAGGAATCTTTTGAACCTCATCGATTACGATCCATTCAGGCGCCCTCTCTAGAGCATCGACTTTGCGAATTAGAAGTTCTGGATCGAGCAAGTAGCGATCAAATTCACTCGGCAGTAGAAGGTCAATCCAAAATGTACTCTGCTCCTTGCTAAACGTCTCCTTTAGCAACCTCGTCTTACCTACTCCCCTGGCACCAAACAGAAAAAAACTTCGCGATAATAATATGTTAAGCTCTCGACCGACCATACTCCGGAAAACTAGCAAATTTCCGGAGCATGGTCAATGCAACTATATTAAAGCCCAGCAATCCTATACCGTTTCCAAAAAGTAAGTTAAATATTTTACTTTTTGGAAACGGTATTTGTTGTTTATTGGCAAGTGCTTACGCACTTGCTGTTTATACCATTTACAAAAATCCTTTTTGTAAATGCTATAATTTGGCAACCAATTCCCCCGCCGGCCTTTCTCGATCTAAACAGTAGGTTGTGTAAATTTAGAATTGTTGGGAATACCCAGCTCTAGCTAACTTCTCGACACATAGCGCCACTAAAGCGGTCCAACCTTGATTACTTGCTCCCAATCCGCGACCGGTATCGCCGTGAAAGTGTTCATAGAACGAGAGATTGTTCGACCAATTTTCGTCTGAGAAAAAAAGTTTTTCATCGCCGTGATACGGCCTTACCATATCTTCGTTTGCGCGAAATAGAGAGACTAATCGGCTAGCAATTTCTAAGGCCACCTGCTTTAGGTTCATCTTACGGCCGGAACCACGCGGACATTCCACTTGAAAGCTATCACCATAAAAGTGATGATACCTCTCAAGCGCTTCAATAAATAAATAGTTAATGGGAAACCAAATCGGCCCTCGCCAATTAGAGTTGCCGCCAAACATCTCCGTACGCGACTCTCCTGGCTCGTACTGAATGTAGTAGCTCCTGCCATTAGCATTTAGATTAAAAGGTGTCTTTTCGTGCATCTTCGAAAGAGAGCGAATCCCATAAGGCGAAAGAAACTCATTCTCATCTAATACATAGCGCAGTGCCCGTTCCAAACGTCCACGAGAGGGCACCGCTAGCAAGCAATTCCCATGATGGCTCGGTCCAGTATGCTCCATGTAAGAAACATAGCGCCTTAACTCAGCACGATTCTCCAAAAACCAATCAAGGCGTTTCTTAAATCCTGGAAGTCTATCGATCACCTCGTCCTCAATTACCTCAACCGCACATAAGGGAATGATACCAACCGATGAACGCACCTTTAGTGGTATGCACTCGTCCTTAATATGTAGTTGATCGTAATAAAAATCGTCTCGTTTGTTCCATAAGCCAGAACCACCAAATGCATTCATAGCATCTGTAATCGCAACGAAGTGCTCGAAAAATTTAGAAGCCACATCCGAATACGCTTTGTCCGTCCTCGCCAGTTCCAGCGCTATGGAAAGCATAGTTCCGCAATAAAACGCCATCCATGCCGTAGCATCTGCCTGTTGCAAATGACCCCCAAGTTCTTGGGGAATTCTTCTATCGAAAACCCCTATATTATCGAGACCCAAGAATCCACCCCCAAAAAGATTGTTACCATCTACGTCCTTGCGGTTTACCCACCACGTAAAATTTAGCAATAGCTTGTGAAAGGCCCTCGCCAAAAAATCCGTATCCCTTTTTCCGCGCGGTGCGCTCATTTTATATACTCGCCACACGGCCCAGGCGTGAACGGGCGGATTTACGTCAGAAAAGGAAAACTCATACGCAGGAATTTGACCATTGGGATGCATGTACCACTCGCGTAACAATAGAATAAGCTGGCTCTTTGCAAACTCCGGATCTACGCGAGACATTGGCAGCATATGGAATGCCAAATCCCAAGCTGCATACCAAGGATATTCCCATTTATCCGGCATGGAGATGACGTCCCTATTGTAGAGATGTTTCCATTCACGGTTGCGTCCTTTAGCACGACTTGGCGCAGGTGCTGGTTGCGATGGATCTCCTTCTAGCCATTCTCGCACCGCAAAGTAATAAAACTGCTTACCCCAAAGTAAGCCTGAATAAGCACTCTGTTGGATAGCGCGATCATCGGGAGTCTGCGAAAAAGCACAACGGTGAGCGTAAAACTCCTCGTGCTCTTTCCTTCTCTCTTCAAACACTTCATCGAATTTTGCACCAAAAAGAGCTGGTATAGTTTCATCGACACTATGTAAGCGAAAACAAAGCTCAAGTGGTTTACCCGACAGTATTTCTTTAGAAAAATAAAACGCCGCCTTTGTGCAAGGCCCATCGGGCTTTACGGCACTTTTCTCATTATTTACGACATAGCGATGAAAAGCATCCTTGGTATAGACATGAGTGTTATTGGAACCAAACACCTTCTTAAAGTTAGTTTCGTTGTCGGTTAATAGTTGAACTACCTCGCCGTTATCCGCATCCGAAGCCAAATAAAAATTTCCCAAGCCTTTGTGTTCAGCGCCAAACGCATTTAGGCCATGTTTAACAATTGCCGGCTCAGACGAATAACCTTCGCCGGTTCTTCCCCAAGACCAAGTATTTCTAAACCACAGTGTTGGAAGGATATCGATGTGGGCCGAGTTAGAGGAGCGATTAACGATTGTAATTTTTATCAAAATATCATTGGGTGAGTTTTTGGCATATTCGGCAAAGACATCAAAATAATTTCCGTCTTTAAATATTCCCGTATCGGCAAGCTCAAACTCCCTCTCCTTGCGCGACCTCTTGGCGTTCTCCGTCACTAGCCATTCATAGGGAAATGCCTGCTGGGGATACTTGTAAAGTGCCCGCATATAAGAATGCGTCGGCAGTGAATCGAGATAGTAGTAGTATTCCTTTACATCTTCTCCATGATTTCCCTGTAGGGACGTAAGCCCAAAAAGTCGCTCCTTTAAAATGGGGTCTTTCTTATTCCACAATGCCAGGGCGAAACAGAGTCGGGCATTGCGGTCACAAATACCGAGCAACCCATCTTCCCCCCAGCGATAAGCGCGGCTACGCGCATGGTCGTGCGTAAAATAAGTCCAATTATTGCCATCTGCCGAGTAATCTTCCCGCACCGTCCCCCACTGCCGCTCCGAAAGATAAGGCCCCCACCGCTTCCAGTTACGAACGCGGCTAGCATCCTCTTTTAGGC includes:
- a CDS encoding ATP-binding protein, translating into MVGRELNILLSRSFFLFGARGVGKTRLLKETFSKEQSTFWIDLLLPSEFDRYLLDPELLIRKVDALERAPEWIVIDEVQKIPKILDVVHHLIEERKLRFALSGSSAKKLRAGGANLLAGRAFVYHLYPFTAAELGEQFNLDEALAFGTLPEISALATPEEKERYLESYALTYLKEEVWNEHLVRALEPFRRFLEVAAQTSGSIVNFAKIARDVGVDEKTVKSYFSILEETLLGFFLDSYHTSLRKTQRRSPKFYLFDLGVIRAFERTLQIPITPRTYGYGRLFEHFVLQEVVRKNVYRRKNFSLYYFQSQANVEVDLVIDRPGEDPVLVEIKSTDRISREDIHCVRTLLRELPKAQGYCFSRDNHIQVLDGVRCLPWDVGLKELGLW
- a CDS encoding glycogen/starch synthase, which codes for MPLQSLGLRKDISTLREAEDSSALSSIFLDKPRVDILNNCIEVKLTTKIDIAASKIALYAHWGPLNDGNQWISEEIGSEDVTAAADSNFCIVKRIKPSKIGSYGITFFAVVDGKKHWLGKPEVDDSVFSIDTSFSKARLLLDYQAVSDRISFKTRLLNSILDYEKFLRFVSGVRKARQDKGIAKLIFDLISGDADLERLLLSHFTKAVDELAERDISPRRKKSLQTLLLVLENIGIGEVVFVAPEGPHASAGGLSQVISGLMKSLDESGLSTTLISPLYEEDQGSKHPSAEELIRQGLLLGDELVPITKVGRVQIPLGPTRYSGTPHIKENAILISAQVYKAESKNMRVYFLRHKRLAARLYPDSSGKEQICHATFLARGALEILRSPRFEINPHIVVSNDWPTALVPVLLKTDPDYLDDEILRDVQTFHILHNCGMAYQGRFYINEYGEDLWPLLGLAGEHFFGICDPNDSRLLNLTAGAIHHVKRALVAVSKPYAEDLLTEDGGEGLHNLFKSKADCVFGISNGVDLESLRHILWQLGEKAKSELNLESVTASKYQQQSVIKNMSTYKQALKLAVQQKYGLTQDKDNILISFVGRLAEQKGIALFTETIKKDGCSLLESILTHHPSAQIFIGGPVALGDSGSKELKKVIVDLIARYPGRIQGIFNFISHREALEITAASDLLLMPSRYEPGGISQLEALATGTIVVARNVGGITATLVDYASEQSQGNAFLFDEYSASALYSAVSRAIETLLNDVERDALRRIATAADNDWRHRLPKYLTMFQYASGVFRASIASSYLSERKKLLVSIRPSVVHNAVSLP
- a CDS encoding glucosidase, producing MKKTIDELNEVIRLKEDASRVRNWKRWGPYLSERQWGTVREDYSADGNNWTYFTHDHARSRAYRWGEDGLLGICDRNARLCFALALWNKKDPILKERLFGLTSLQGNHGEDVKEYYYYLDSLPTHSYMRALYKYPQQAFPYEWLVTENAKRSRKEREFELADTGIFKDGNYFDVFAEYAKNSPNDILIKITIVNRSSNSAHIDILPTLWFRNTWSWGRTGEGYSSEPAIVKHGLNAFGAEHKGLGNFYLASDADNGEVVQLLTDNETNFKKVFGSNNTHVYTKDAFHRYVVNNEKSAVKPDGPCTKAAFYFSKEILSGKPLELCFRLHSVDETIPALFGAKFDEVFEERRKEHEEFYAHRCAFSQTPDDRAIQQSAYSGLLWGKQFYYFAVREWLEGDPSQPAPAPSRAKGRNREWKHLYNRDVISMPDKWEYPWYAAWDLAFHMLPMSRVDPEFAKSQLILLLREWYMHPNGQIPAYEFSFSDVNPPVHAWAVWRVYKMSAPRGKRDTDFLARAFHKLLLNFTWWVNRKDVDGNNLFGGGFLGLDNIGVFDRRIPQELGGHLQQADATAWMAFYCGTMLSIALELARTDKAYSDVASKFFEHFVAITDAMNAFGGSGLWNKRDDFYYDQLHIKDECIPLKVRSSVGIIPLCAVEVIEDEVIDRLPGFKKRLDWFLENRAELRRYVSYMEHTGPSHHGNCLLAVPSRGRLERALRYVLDENEFLSPYGIRSLSKMHEKTPFNLNANGRSYYIQYEPGESRTEMFGGNSNWRGPIWFPINYLFIEALERYHHFYGDSFQVECPRGSGRKMNLKQVALEIASRLVSLFRANEDMVRPYHGDEKLFFSDENWSNNLSFYEHFHGDTGRGLGASNQGWTALVALCVEKLARAGYSQQF